One Streptomyces sp. NBC_00223 genomic window carries:
- a CDS encoding GntR family transcriptional regulator — translation MGDSPRPGNRRRGSGSVRDAAARNLKFQALAADLRRGILAGDWPPAAKLPTESGLAKETGLSLTTVRRAFDLLVEEGLVVRRQGSGSFVASPRHQPPRTRRTVGVLVPDTKLYYPRVLQGIEESLSAAGVGLQLATYHYDRAEEDRDLEFLLDSGVDGLLLVPTLTGIDDPAVRAGELMALPVPAVLVERRLIGSGPGDRTEHVCSDHLGGAYDAVLHLHRLGHRRIALITRSRNPTGVAVALGFQRAMSDLGLPPGFSHEAEKAEWTPGLADRMIGDLTTSGTTAALVFGDREAILLEAAARRHGTDIPGQLALVSYDDETADIAEVPLTAVAPPKYRVGRMAAEVLLRRLTEGDACPLHQVLLRPRIVIRASCGAAVARPGA, via the coding sequence ATGGGCGACTCACCCCGTCCGGGCAACCGCCGTCGCGGGTCCGGCTCGGTCCGTGACGCCGCGGCGCGCAACCTCAAGTTCCAGGCGCTGGCGGCCGATCTGCGCCGCGGCATCCTGGCCGGGGACTGGCCGCCGGCCGCGAAACTGCCGACCGAGAGCGGGCTCGCCAAGGAGACCGGGCTCTCGCTGACCACCGTACGGCGCGCCTTCGACCTGCTGGTCGAAGAGGGCCTGGTGGTGCGCAGACAGGGCTCCGGCAGCTTCGTCGCGAGCCCCCGGCACCAACCGCCGCGCACCCGCCGCACGGTGGGCGTCCTCGTTCCCGACACCAAGTTGTACTACCCGCGGGTGCTCCAGGGCATCGAGGAGTCGCTGTCCGCGGCCGGCGTCGGCCTGCAACTGGCCACGTACCACTACGACCGCGCCGAGGAGGACCGCGACCTGGAATTCCTGCTGGACTCCGGGGTGGACGGCCTGCTGCTCGTGCCCACGCTGACCGGCATCGACGACCCGGCGGTCCGGGCGGGCGAACTGATGGCCCTGCCGGTCCCCGCGGTCCTGGTGGAACGCCGGCTGATCGGCTCCGGCCCCGGCGACCGTACCGAGCACGTCTGCTCCGACCACCTGGGCGGTGCCTACGACGCCGTGCTGCATCTGCACCGGCTCGGGCACCGGCGGATCGCGCTGATCACCCGCAGCCGCAACCCCACCGGGGTCGCGGTCGCGCTCGGCTTCCAGCGGGCCATGAGCGACCTCGGACTGCCGCCGGGCTTCAGCCACGAGGCGGAGAAGGCGGAGTGGACCCCGGGGCTCGCCGACCGGATGATCGGCGACCTGACCACGTCGGGGACGACCGCGGCCCTGGTCTTCGGCGACCGCGAGGCGATCCTGCTCGAAGCCGCCGCCCGGCGGCACGGCACCGACATCCCCGGGCAGCTCGCCCTGGTCTCGTACGACGACGAGACGGCGGACATAGCGGAGGTGCCGCTCACCGCGGTCGCGCCGCCCAAGTACCGGGTCGGCCGGATGGCGGCCGAGGTGCTGCTGCGCCGGCTCACCGAGGGCGACGCCTGCCCTCTGCACCAGGTGCTGCTGCGCCCGCGCATCGTCATCCGCGCCTCCTGCGGCGCGGCGGTGGCCCGCCCGGGTGCGTGA
- a CDS encoding Gfo/Idh/MocA family protein, which translates to MRIGLIGAGAVADLHAMAADRLGDTRLTAVCDLREDAAERVAGPYGAATFTDYRDLLACGAVDAVVVNTPHALHSRMVLDAAEAGLHVLVEKPMATTLEDCDLMAEACARAGVTLTVGHIQHFLPDKRAAETAIAGGALGAPVAVHDYRSTDYRPGTRSPWFFSRELAGGGALMNIGAHCLDRSVWLAGSDAVSLTAATTERFGAPVETDGSVALGLASGALATVSVMSDTPRKVDELTVVCERGTVVADPRAGTFVRVDGRTRQVHTPRPSDIPDAFYAQLADFAAVVGGAVPRVSLAHGRHVVEMVLAAYASATAGGPVAVGAARQSV; encoded by the coding sequence ATGCGCATCGGACTGATCGGCGCCGGCGCGGTCGCGGACCTGCACGCCATGGCCGCTGACCGGCTCGGGGACACCCGGCTGACGGCGGTCTGCGACCTGCGGGAGGACGCGGCCGAGCGGGTGGCCGGACCGTACGGGGCGGCGACCTTCACCGACTACCGCGATCTGCTCGCCTGCGGTGCGGTCGACGCGGTCGTCGTGAACACCCCGCACGCGCTGCACAGCCGGATGGTGCTGGACGCCGCGGAGGCCGGGCTGCACGTACTGGTGGAGAAGCCGATGGCCACCACCCTGGAGGACTGCGACCTGATGGCCGAGGCGTGCGCGCGGGCCGGGGTCACCCTGACGGTCGGCCACATCCAGCACTTCCTGCCCGACAAGCGGGCCGCCGAGACGGCGATCGCCGGCGGGGCCCTGGGCGCGCCGGTGGCCGTCCACGACTACCGCAGCACGGACTACCGGCCGGGGACCCGCTCGCCGTGGTTCTTCTCCCGTGAACTGGCGGGCGGCGGCGCGCTGATGAACATAGGCGCGCACTGTCTGGACCGCTCGGTCTGGCTGGCCGGTTCGGACGCGGTGTCCCTGACGGCCGCCACCACCGAGCGGTTCGGCGCGCCCGTGGAGACCGACGGCTCGGTGGCGCTGGGCCTCGCCAGCGGCGCGCTGGCCACCGTGTCGGTGATGTCGGACACCCCGCGCAAGGTCGACGAGCTGACGGTGGTGTGCGAACGCGGCACGGTGGTCGCCGATCCGCGCGCGGGCACCTTCGTACGTGTCGACGGCCGTACCCGCCAGGTGCACACCCCGCGGCCCAGCGACATTCCCGACGCCTTCTACGCCCAGCTCGCCGACTTCGCCGCCGTGGTCGGCGGGGCCGTCCCCCGGGTGTCGCTGGCGCACGGCCGGCATGTGGTGGAGATGGTGCTCGCCGCGTACGCGTCCGCGACCGCGGGCGGGCCGGTCGCCGTGGGGGCCGCGCGCCAGAGCGTATGA
- a CDS encoding chondroitinase family polysaccharide lyase produces the protein MSDQPQGFTRRKALITAALGSAAVGLPVAAATPAAATAPPDTASAPVSATAATLLTVEDQALALDPPVFLFETRVPEQVRPGPGSRVGISDTTGRIGPHSLRWGYRPGATLDVRAPLRYEPAAYRDGDEQASMGTVDTFAVWIHNDRAIDDVLQIEFGRGDRVNAWCRVHLGFTGWRTVWVRYGYDLSGKPQQGMDTLRFVAPQRSGAGTLHLDQLILNTELRPDHPTRDRQVPFVNREGDRAANAHWLALLTYADRLAAHPLPTPAPTAQETADLAEVTDRYYALVRKPATKADDAAVAALTASADDLGVPREGENVPGRAIDSYQTEIYPPAIATALNAFVAGSPLRTVTDLMYQVACAYDAATDAPHKTQLADLYVRILDHVHEQGWAAGSCQGTIHHLGYQFRGFYDSVFLIRDALAERGLLDAVREDLSWFTGLGRLLQDFDDAESYGGIFDILNTNLQGMLATALLMPAPAARVAHLHALRRWLDAALTVSPGIMDGFKADGSVFHHLGMYPDYARDGYKGSSPSVAALSGTAFAVGPAAHRLYRDALLRMRVYANQADWPLSLAARHPTGLTALALPPYQWLTTAGTPEGDRPLDPEAGAAFLRLLPDKPSTAQKNVAKQLAAAGVRAEAAPSGSWAMNHSALALHRRDDWLVAVRGHNRYLWSAEIYSTDNLYGRYTTYGQIQVLGRGNPVDNLSSGFVQPGWNWNRWPGTTAIDLPYDELRSNLAGAIEQMPLSESRFGGAGTLDDRHAVFAMDLREHPVYNPSHRARTSVFLFDERVIALGSGIRNDDTRHPTRTTLFQCHLAQRSDPVVHSALGAISDFPYVSDRAQARSGWLIDPAGNGYWVPAGQRLALTRDAQTAPEQGTGVLGTADFATAWLDHGSAPRGGRYAYALIVDATPEYMTDFAARMADPATAPYTVLRQDDGAHIVRDRATGITGYAVFEPQRALGSGGPLSAVDTPSLLLARRDGDDLVVSVTDPDLRLYEGRDRDQYDRHGRFTGVLSPFARPWRSAEGQTHRLRLTVRGAWRPAAHDSRVRTERRGGATVVEVACRLGIGTQIRLTPR, from the coding sequence ATGTCGGACCAGCCCCAAGGATTCACCCGGCGCAAGGCACTGATCACCGCCGCACTCGGATCGGCGGCGGTAGGACTTCCGGTGGCGGCCGCGACCCCCGCGGCCGCCACCGCGCCGCCGGACACCGCCTCGGCGCCCGTATCCGCCACTGCCGCCACGCTGTTGACCGTCGAGGACCAGGCACTCGCCCTGGACCCGCCGGTGTTCCTCTTCGAGACCCGGGTGCCCGAGCAGGTCCGCCCCGGCCCCGGCTCGCGGGTGGGCATCAGCGACACCACCGGCCGGATCGGCCCGCACTCCCTGCGCTGGGGCTACCGCCCCGGCGCCACCCTCGACGTCCGTGCCCCGCTGCGCTACGAGCCCGCCGCCTACCGCGACGGCGACGAACAGGCGTCGATGGGCACCGTCGACACCTTCGCCGTATGGATACACAACGACCGGGCGATCGACGACGTGCTCCAGATCGAGTTCGGCCGCGGCGACCGCGTCAACGCCTGGTGCCGGGTCCACCTCGGCTTCACCGGCTGGCGCACGGTGTGGGTGCGCTACGGCTACGACCTGTCGGGCAAACCGCAACAGGGCATGGACACCCTGCGGTTCGTCGCCCCCCAGCGGTCCGGCGCCGGAACCCTGCACCTGGACCAGCTCATCCTCAACACCGAACTGCGCCCCGACCACCCCACCCGCGACCGCCAGGTGCCCTTCGTCAACCGCGAGGGCGACCGGGCCGCCAACGCCCACTGGCTCGCCCTGCTCACCTACGCCGACCGGCTCGCGGCCCACCCGCTGCCCACCCCGGCCCCCACCGCCCAGGAGACCGCCGATCTCGCCGAGGTGACGGACCGTTACTACGCCCTGGTCCGCAAGCCCGCCACCAAGGCCGACGACGCCGCGGTCGCCGCGCTGACCGCCTCGGCCGACGACCTCGGGGTGCCGCGCGAGGGCGAGAACGTCCCCGGCCGGGCCATCGACTCCTACCAGACCGAGATCTACCCGCCGGCCATCGCCACCGCGCTCAACGCCTTCGTCGCCGGTAGCCCGCTGCGCACGGTCACCGACCTGATGTACCAGGTCGCCTGTGCCTACGACGCCGCGACCGACGCCCCGCACAAGACCCAACTCGCCGACCTCTACGTGCGCATCCTCGACCATGTGCACGAGCAGGGCTGGGCGGCCGGCAGCTGCCAGGGCACGATCCACCACCTCGGCTACCAGTTCCGCGGCTTCTACGACTCGGTCTTCCTGATCCGCGACGCCCTCGCCGAGCGCGGACTGCTCGACGCCGTGCGGGAGGACCTTTCCTGGTTCACCGGACTCGGCCGGCTGCTCCAGGACTTCGACGACGCCGAGTCGTACGGCGGCATCTTCGACATCCTCAACACCAACCTCCAGGGCATGCTGGCCACCGCGCTGCTGATGCCCGCCCCGGCCGCCCGGGTGGCCCATCTGCACGCGCTGCGGCGCTGGCTGGACGCCGCGCTGACCGTCTCGCCGGGCATCATGGACGGCTTCAAGGCCGACGGCTCGGTCTTCCACCACCTGGGCATGTACCCGGACTACGCCCGCGACGGCTACAAGGGGTCGAGCCCGAGCGTCGCCGCCCTCAGCGGCACCGCCTTCGCCGTCGGCCCGGCCGCCCACCGCCTCTACCGCGACGCGCTGCTGCGGATGCGGGTCTACGCCAACCAGGCCGACTGGCCGCTGTCGCTGGCCGCCCGCCACCCCACCGGACTGACCGCGCTCGCCCTGCCGCCCTACCAGTGGCTGACCACCGCGGGCACCCCGGAGGGCGACAGGCCGCTCGACCCCGAGGCGGGCGCCGCGTTCCTGCGGCTGCTGCCCGACAAGCCGAGCACCGCGCAGAAGAACGTCGCCAAACAGCTCGCCGCCGCCGGTGTCCGGGCCGAGGCGGCACCGAGCGGCAGTTGGGCGATGAACCACTCCGCGCTCGCCCTGCACCGCCGCGACGACTGGCTGGTGGCGGTCCGCGGCCACAACCGCTACCTGTGGAGCGCGGAGATCTACTCCACCGACAACCTCTACGGCCGCTACACGACCTACGGCCAGATCCAGGTGCTCGGCCGCGGCAATCCGGTCGACAACCTCTCCAGCGGCTTCGTCCAGCCCGGCTGGAACTGGAACCGCTGGCCCGGCACCACGGCCATCGACCTGCCCTACGACGAACTGCGCTCGAATCTCGCGGGCGCGATCGAGCAGATGCCGCTCAGCGAGTCGCGGTTCGGCGGCGCGGGGACCCTCGACGACCGGCACGCGGTGTTCGCGATGGATCTGCGCGAACACCCCGTCTACAACCCGTCGCACCGGGCCCGCACCTCGGTGTTCCTCTTCGACGAGCGGGTCATCGCGCTCGGCTCCGGCATCCGCAACGACGACACCCGCCACCCGACCCGTACCACGCTCTTCCAGTGCCACCTGGCTCAGCGCTCCGACCCGGTGGTCCACAGCGCGCTGGGCGCGATCTCCGACTTCCCCTATGTCTCGGACCGCGCCCAGGCCCGCTCCGGCTGGCTGATCGACCCGGCCGGCAACGGCTACTGGGTGCCGGCGGGCCAGCGGCTCGCCCTCACCCGCGACGCCCAGACCGCCCCCGAGCAGGGCACCGGCGTGCTGGGCACCGCCGACTTCGCCACCGCCTGGCTCGACCACGGCAGCGCCCCGCGCGGCGGCCGCTACGCGTACGCGCTGATCGTGGACGCCACCCCGGAGTACATGACGGACTTCGCGGCGAGAATGGCCGACCCGGCCACGGCGCCGTACACCGTGCTGCGCCAGGACGACGGCGCGCACATCGTCCGCGACCGGGCCACCGGGATCACCGGGTACGCCGTCTTCGAGCCGCAGCGCGCGCTGGGGTCCGGCGGGCCGCTCTCGGCGGTGGACACCCCCTCGCTGCTGCTGGCCCGCCGCGACGGCGACGACCTGGTGGTCTCGGTCACCGACCCGGACCTGCGGCTGTACGAGGGCCGGGACCGCGACCAGTACGACCGGCACGGCAGATTCACCGGTGTGCTCAGCCCGTTCGCAAGGCCCTGGCGCAGCGCCGAGGGGCAGACCCACCGGCTGCGGCTGACCGTACGCGGCGCCTGGCGGCCGGCCGCGCACGACTCCCGGGTGCGGACCGAGCGCCGCGGCGGCGCGACCGTGGTGGAGGTCGCCTGCCGGCTGGGCATCGGGACGCAGATCCGGCTGACCCCCAGGTGA
- a CDS encoding sulfatase-like hydrolase/transferase, with product MASRDPMRPNVLLILSDDQGHWALGCAGNDEIRTPRLDALAAEGTRLENFFCTSPVCSPARASLFTGQIPSRHGVHDWLSGGHAGPRGTDFLAGQRLFTDELADAGYRLGLSGKWHLGANDRPRPGFTHWYSHESGGSPYHGAPMYRGGAREPADGYLTDLLADDAADFLRAETGHDAPFYLSLHFTAPHKPWKGQHPPQVESLYADCAFDSCPQEEPHPWQPTVDGVPVGGEADVRAALVGYFASVTAMDTGIGRVLDTLAEQGLSDSTLVVFSSDNGFNCGHHGIWGKGNGTFPQNMYDTSVKVPAIIAQPGRITAGQVRHELLSAYDFAATLLECVGLDPEPYEHGPGRSFAGLLLDGDGRVPGRPRPVVVYDEYGPVRMIRTAEWKYVHRYPHGPHELYHLAADPGERVNLAASSAHGERIARLRRRLDAWFKEHADPARDGSRLPVTGAGQSAPVDDDPLGAFDVPDDWDEPNRLSSPS from the coding sequence ATGGCAAGCCGTGACCCGATGCGCCCCAACGTCCTGCTCATCCTCAGCGACGACCAGGGCCACTGGGCGCTGGGCTGCGCGGGCAACGACGAGATCCGCACCCCGCGGCTCGACGCGCTCGCCGCCGAGGGCACCCGCCTGGAGAACTTCTTCTGCACCTCACCGGTCTGCTCCCCGGCCAGGGCCAGCCTGTTCACCGGTCAGATCCCGTCCCGGCACGGCGTGCACGACTGGCTCTCCGGCGGCCACGCGGGCCCGCGCGGCACGGACTTCCTGGCCGGGCAGCGGCTGTTCACCGACGAACTCGCCGACGCGGGCTACCGGCTGGGCCTGTCCGGCAAGTGGCACCTCGGCGCCAACGACCGTCCCCGGCCGGGCTTCACCCACTGGTACTCCCACGAGAGCGGCGGCAGCCCGTACCACGGCGCCCCGATGTACCGCGGCGGCGCCCGCGAGCCCGCCGACGGCTATCTCACCGACCTGCTCGCCGACGACGCGGCGGACTTCCTGCGCGCCGAGACCGGCCACGACGCGCCCTTCTATCTCTCGCTGCACTTCACCGCGCCGCACAAGCCGTGGAAGGGCCAGCACCCGCCGCAGGTGGAGAGCCTGTACGCCGACTGCGCCTTCGACAGCTGCCCGCAGGAGGAGCCGCACCCCTGGCAGCCGACGGTCGACGGGGTCCCGGTCGGCGGCGAGGCCGATGTACGGGCCGCCCTCGTCGGCTACTTCGCGTCCGTCACCGCCATGGACACCGGCATCGGACGCGTCCTGGACACCCTGGCCGAACAGGGGCTCTCCGACAGCACCCTGGTCGTCTTCTCCAGCGACAACGGCTTCAACTGCGGCCACCACGGCATCTGGGGCAAGGGCAACGGCACCTTCCCGCAGAACATGTACGACACCTCCGTGAAGGTCCCCGCGATCATCGCCCAGCCGGGCCGGATCACCGCGGGACAGGTGCGCCACGAACTGCTCTCGGCGTACGACTTCGCCGCCACCCTCCTGGAGTGCGTCGGCCTCGACCCCGAGCCGTACGAGCACGGCCCCGGCCGCTCCTTCGCCGGGCTGCTCCTCGACGGCGACGGGCGCGTCCCCGGCCGCCCCCGCCCGGTGGTCGTCTACGACGAGTACGGGCCGGTGCGGATGATCAGGACCGCCGAGTGGAAGTACGTCCACCGCTATCCGCACGGCCCGCACGAGCTGTACCACCTGGCCGCCGACCCCGGCGAGCGGGTCAACCTCGCCGCGAGCAGCGCGCACGGCGAACGGATCGCGCGGCTGCGGCGGCGGCTCGACGCCTGGTTCAAGGAGCACGCCGACCCCGCGCGGGACGGCAGCCGACTGCCCGTCACCGGGGCCGGCCAGTCCGCGCCCGTGGACGACGACCCGCTCGGCGCCTTCGACGTCCCCGACGACTGGGACGAGCCGAACCGACTGTCGAGTCCTTCTTGA
- a CDS encoding sulfatase-like hydrolase/transferase, with protein MSPQNILFLMTDQHRVDTLGAYGNTLVDTPALDALAAEGTRFDRFYTPTAICTPARASLATGLHPFRHGMLANPERASGGQNELNESDPLLWRQLKEHGYRVGHAGKWHIGREHGPEHHGLDGEHLPGALNPVHHPSYERWLAERGLPPFAVREPVFGTAANGVGRGHLLAGRLQQPAEATFEAFLTDRTLELLAEYAAEHKATGRPFMLSCHWFGPHLPYLVPDAYYDLYDPDSVPLPASMAETFAGKPDVQRRYSEYWSSDSFDAAAWRKLIAVYWGYVTLIDHQVGRILDALKEHGLWDDTAVFFTADHGEFTGAHRLNDKGPAMYEDIYRIPALARVPGAPAQVSDAFATLTDLNPTILDLAGLPAPERCDGESLLPLLRGDEAGAAAVRDRQEVVAEFHGHHFPYAQRMIRDHRYKLVHNPESVHELYDLAADPYELHNVYEAPAYAGVRRDLAARLYRELLRRGDPAHSWMGYTADIGDGRAPDVDGVAEEIA; from the coding sequence GTGAGCCCGCAGAACATCCTGTTCCTGATGACCGACCAGCACCGGGTGGACACCCTCGGTGCCTATGGCAACACCCTCGTCGACACCCCGGCCCTGGACGCCCTGGCGGCCGAGGGGACGCGTTTCGACCGCTTCTACACCCCGACCGCGATCTGCACCCCGGCCCGCGCCTCGCTGGCCACCGGGCTGCACCCGTTCCGGCACGGCATGCTCGCCAACCCCGAGCGCGCCTCCGGCGGGCAGAACGAACTCAACGAGAGCGACCCGCTGTTGTGGCGGCAGCTCAAGGAGCACGGCTACCGGGTCGGCCACGCCGGCAAGTGGCACATCGGCCGCGAGCACGGACCCGAGCACCACGGCCTGGACGGCGAGCACCTGCCCGGCGCGCTCAACCCCGTCCACCACCCCTCGTACGAAAGGTGGCTGGCCGAGCGCGGGCTGCCGCCCTTCGCCGTGCGCGAGCCGGTCTTCGGCACCGCCGCCAACGGCGTCGGGCGCGGCCATCTCCTCGCCGGCCGGCTCCAGCAGCCCGCCGAGGCGACCTTCGAGGCGTTCCTCACCGACCGCACCCTGGAGCTGCTGGCCGAGTACGCCGCCGAACACAAGGCGACCGGGCGGCCGTTCATGCTGTCCTGCCACTGGTTCGGACCGCATCTGCCGTATCTGGTGCCCGACGCGTACTACGACCTCTACGACCCGGACTCCGTCCCGCTGCCCGCCTCGATGGCCGAGACCTTCGCCGGGAAGCCCGACGTCCAGCGCCGCTACAGCGAGTACTGGTCGTCGGACTCCTTCGACGCCGCCGCCTGGCGCAAGCTGATCGCCGTCTACTGGGGCTATGTCACCCTGATCGACCACCAGGTCGGCCGCATCCTCGACGCCCTCAAGGAGCACGGCCTGTGGGACGACACCGCCGTGTTCTTCACCGCCGACCACGGCGAGTTCACCGGCGCCCACCGGCTCAACGACAAGGGCCCGGCGATGTACGAGGACATCTACCGGATTCCGGCCCTCGCCCGGGTGCCGGGAGCGCCCGCCCAGGTCAGCGACGCCTTCGCCACGCTCACCGACCTCAACCCGACGATCCTGGACCTCGCGGGCCTGCCCGCGCCCGAACGCTGCGACGGCGAGAGCCTGTTGCCGCTGCTGCGCGGTGACGAGGCGGGCGCGGCGGCCGTACGGGACCGTCAGGAGGTCGTCGCCGAGTTCCACGGCCACCACTTCCCGTACGCCCAGCGCATGATCAGGGACCACCGCTACAAGCTCGTGCACAACCCGGAGAGCGTGCACGAGCTGTACGACCTGGCGGCCGACCCGTACGAGCTGCACAACGTGTACGAGGCCCCGGCCTACGCGGGGGTGCGGCGGGACCTTGCGGCGCGGCTCTACCGCGAACTGCTGCGCCGAGGCGACCCCGCGCACAGCTGGATGGGCTACACGGCCGACATCGGCGACGGCCGCGCCCCCGACGTGGACGGGGTCGCGGAGGAGATCGCCTGA
- a CDS encoding ROK family transcriptional regulator, translated as MAERRGAALQRLRSAHEAAVLGELRRSGALSRAELIERVGLSRTTLFTIVSDLLAREAVIEQPGSEPPGGRGRPATAVSLNPRGAELIGVGLLRTRMHIVVANHAHEIVARRSAPLPAGTGPDERVAAVIGAVGELVGERGISLAPVKGIGLGLPGPVHDPADPEAGAMAPAAARIVTALGRHFGAPVSTDNNTRLAALAEVAWGAARGRSDIVYLRWSEGVGGGLVIDGRLVRGAHGAAGEIGHTSVDPQGPPCYCGGRGCLEGAIGLSALLAECRARGAAVRDADHLVALAASGDPEVVAVVREAAATAGRVLAALAAQTDPECVVIAGELAALDGLVLGTVREQLAALTLPATGRRTAVRASALGDDSAARGAVAMLLRAAGEQVDELLDRLAPPPGGLGSALTSGSTS; from the coding sequence ATGGCAGAACGACGCGGAGCCGCCCTCCAGCGCCTGCGCTCCGCCCACGAGGCAGCCGTGCTCGGCGAGCTGCGGCGGTCGGGCGCGCTGAGCCGGGCCGAGCTGATCGAGCGGGTGGGGCTCTCCCGCACCACCTTGTTCACGATCGTCTCGGACCTGCTCGCCCGCGAGGCGGTCATCGAGCAGCCCGGGTCCGAGCCGCCGGGCGGGCGCGGCCGGCCGGCCACGGCCGTCTCGCTCAACCCGCGCGGGGCCGAGCTGATCGGCGTCGGGCTGCTGCGGACCCGGATGCACATCGTCGTCGCCAACCACGCCCATGAGATCGTCGCCCGGCGCAGCGCCCCGCTGCCCGCGGGCACCGGGCCCGACGAGCGGGTGGCGGCGGTCATCGGGGCCGTCGGCGAGCTGGTCGGGGAACGCGGGATCAGCCTCGCGCCCGTCAAGGGCATCGGGCTCGGGCTGCCGGGACCCGTGCACGACCCGGCCGACCCGGAGGCCGGCGCCATGGCCCCGGCGGCCGCCCGGATCGTCACCGCACTCGGCCGGCACTTCGGCGCGCCCGTCTCCACGGACAACAACACCCGGCTGGCCGCGCTCGCCGAGGTCGCCTGGGGCGCCGCGCGCGGCCGCTCCGACATCGTCTATCTGCGCTGGTCGGAAGGCGTCGGCGGCGGGCTGGTGATCGACGGCCGGCTGGTGCGCGGCGCGCACGGCGCCGCCGGGGAGATCGGGCACACCAGCGTCGACCCGCAGGGGCCGCCCTGCTACTGCGGCGGCCGGGGCTGTCTGGAGGGCGCGATCGGACTCTCCGCGCTGCTCGCCGAGTGCCGCGCCCGGGGCGCGGCCGTGCGCGACGCCGACCACCTCGTGGCGCTCGCCGCCTCCGGTGACCCCGAGGTCGTCGCCGTGGTGCGGGAGGCGGCCGCGACGGCGGGCCGCGTACTGGCCGCGCTCGCCGCCCAGACCGACCCCGAGTGCGTGGTGATCGCCGGCGAACTCGCCGCCCTGGACGGCCTGGTGCTCGGCACGGTCCGCGAGCAGCTGGCCGCGCTGACCCTGCCCGCCACCGGACGCCGTACGGCCGTGCGCGCGTCCGCGCTCGGCGACGACTCGGCCGCCCGGGGCGCGGTCGCCATGCTGCTGCGGGCGGCGGGCGAACAGGTCGACGAACTGCTCGACCGGCTCGCGCCCCCGCCCGGCGGGCTCGGGAGCGCCCTCACCTCCGGGAGCACGTCATGA
- a CDS encoding formylglycine-generating enzyme family protein: protein MSACCGPAPETPQEPFAAPPADFAVPPRTRAEVLRGMVAIPGGPFLMGGDDTDAFPADGEGPVREVEVGAFHIDATCVTNARFAVFVKATGYRTQAELSGWSYVFGAFVPPSARHAVLPGRVPGAPWWRGVSGACWRTPEGPGSSVGERGNHPVVHLSWHDASAYAAWAGKRLPTEAEWEKAARGGLVRARFPWGDELTPNGRQRCNIWQGAFPVHDSRTDGRRGTVPVNAFAPNGYGLHNTSGNVWEWCADRFSADWHAADRPETRTDPVGPGEGENRVLRGGSYLCHHSYCNRYRVAARTSNTADSTTAHGGFRCAADA, encoded by the coding sequence ATGAGCGCCTGCTGCGGCCCCGCCCCCGAGACCCCGCAGGAGCCGTTCGCGGCTCCCCCGGCGGACTTCGCCGTCCCGCCCCGCACCCGGGCGGAGGTGCTGCGCGGCATGGTGGCGATCCCCGGCGGCCCGTTCCTGATGGGCGGGGACGACACGGACGCCTTCCCCGCCGACGGCGAGGGGCCCGTGCGCGAGGTCGAGGTCGGCGCCTTCCACATCGACGCGACCTGTGTCACCAACGCGCGGTTCGCCGTCTTCGTCAAGGCCACCGGCTATCGCACCCAGGCCGAACTGAGCGGCTGGTCCTATGTGTTCGGCGCCTTCGTACCCCCGTCGGCCCGGCACGCCGTGCTCCCCGGCCGGGTGCCGGGCGCGCCCTGGTGGCGCGGGGTGAGCGGGGCCTGCTGGCGTACACCGGAGGGCCCCGGCTCCTCGGTCGGCGAGCGCGGCAACCACCCGGTGGTGCACCTCTCGTGGCACGACGCGAGCGCGTACGCCGCCTGGGCCGGCAAGCGGCTGCCCACGGAGGCCGAGTGGGAGAAGGCCGCGCGCGGCGGCCTGGTGCGGGCCCGCTTCCCCTGGGGCGACGAGCTGACGCCCAACGGACGGCAACGCTGCAACATCTGGCAGGGCGCCTTCCCGGTGCACGACAGCCGGACGGACGGCCGGCGCGGCACCGTGCCCGTCAACGCCTTCGCGCCCAACGGCTACGGGCTCCACAACACCTCGGGCAATGTCTGGGAGTGGTGCGCCGACCGCTTCTCCGCGGACTGGCACGCGGCCGACCGGCCCGAGACCCGCACGGATCCGGTGGGGCCGGGTGAGGGGGAGAACCGGGTGCTGCGCGGGGGCTCGTACCTGTGCCACCACTCGTACTGCAACCGGTACCGGGTCGCTGCGCGTACGTCCAATACGGCGGACAGTACGACCGCGCACGGGGGTTTTCGCTGCGCGGCGGACGCCTAG